The Corallococcus exiguus genome includes a region encoding these proteins:
- a CDS encoding MFS transporter, with amino-acid sequence MADTPSVLASSVFRHRDFRLYQIARLCAVLAAQIESVAIGWQVYELTGSALALGYTGLSQFVPFLAFSLLGGQVADRYDRRRILAICQGVMLVCSLLLLSFTLGHVTDVRFVYGVLVLFGTARAFYAPAGSALTPYLVPPEELTRAVAVNSTTWQVATIAGPAVGGLLYGWLGGKGVYITSASLCALTIVWILSLKVRTGSASREPISLTTLVAGLRFVRQKRLLLGSLTLDLFAVLLGGAVALLPIYARDVLQTGPWGLGLLRSAPAAGAAVVAVLLAFRPLGGHAGWKMFGAVAVFGAATLVFGLSRSLPLSLVALAIGGAADMVSVVVRHTLELVSTPDDMRGRVGAVNMMCIGASNELGEFRAGSLAEALGAVHAVVIGAVGTLIVVGLWAWLFPELRNVDRLESAAHRPPRPEQDPTESAPSV; translated from the coding sequence ATGGCCGATACCCCCTCCGTCCTCGCCAGCTCCGTCTTCCGTCACCGCGACTTCCGGCTGTATCAAATCGCCCGTCTGTGCGCGGTGCTCGCGGCGCAGATCGAGTCGGTGGCCATCGGGTGGCAGGTGTACGAGCTCACCGGGAGCGCGCTCGCGCTGGGCTACACGGGCCTGTCCCAGTTCGTCCCCTTCCTCGCCTTCAGCCTGCTGGGTGGACAGGTGGCGGACCGCTACGACCGCCGCCGCATCCTGGCCATCTGCCAGGGCGTGATGCTGGTGTGCAGCCTGCTGCTCCTGTCCTTCACGCTGGGCCACGTCACGGATGTGCGGTTCGTCTACGGCGTGCTGGTGCTGTTCGGCACCGCGCGAGCCTTCTACGCGCCCGCGGGCTCCGCGCTCACGCCCTACCTGGTGCCGCCGGAGGAGCTGACGCGCGCGGTGGCGGTGAACTCCACCACGTGGCAGGTGGCCACCATCGCGGGCCCCGCCGTGGGCGGCCTGCTCTACGGGTGGCTGGGAGGCAAGGGCGTGTACATCACGTCCGCGTCGCTGTGCGCGCTCACCATCGTGTGGATCCTCTCGCTCAAGGTGCGCACCGGCAGCGCGTCGCGCGAGCCCATCTCCCTGACGACGCTCGTCGCGGGCCTGCGCTTCGTGCGCCAGAAGCGGCTCTTGCTGGGCAGCCTCACCCTGGACCTCTTCGCGGTGCTGCTGGGCGGCGCGGTGGCGCTGCTGCCCATCTACGCGCGCGACGTGCTGCAGACGGGCCCGTGGGGCCTGGGCCTGTTGCGCAGCGCTCCGGCCGCGGGCGCTGCGGTGGTGGCGGTGCTGCTCGCGTTCCGTCCGCTGGGCGGCCACGCCGGGTGGAAGATGTTCGGCGCGGTGGCGGTGTTCGGCGCGGCCACGCTGGTGTTCGGACTGAGCAGGTCCCTGCCGCTGTCGCTCGTGGCGCTCGCCATTGGCGGGGCGGCGGACATGGTGAGCGTGGTGGTGCGCCACACGCTGGAGCTGGTCTCCACGCCGGACGACATGCGCGGCCGAGTGGGCGCGGTGAACATGATGTGCATCGGCGCCTCCAACGAGCTGGGCGAGTTCCGCGCGGGCTCGCTCGCGGAGGCCCTGGGCGCCGTGCACGCGGTGGTGATAGGCGCCGTGGGCACGCTCATCGTCGTGGGCCTCTGGGCCTGGCTCTTCCCGGAGCTGCGCAACGTGGACCGGCTGGAGTCCGCCGCCCACCGCCCGCCCCGCCCTGAACAGGACCCCACCGAGTCCGCGCCCTCCGTCTGA